The Daphnia magna isolate NIES linkage group LG3, ASM2063170v1.1, whole genome shotgun sequence genomic interval CACCTGGAATGTTAGTTTAGCCAGGGAAATTGGAGCACTGTAATCATTCAAAGGAATAAAACTAGAGCGGAAACGAACTAAGAGACGGGATGCGTTGCTCAAACTGCTTTAGCGCGGAAGCAATCGATTCCTCGCTGGTGTTCATCAAAGCGGAGAAACATTCACGCAGCGCTTGCATTTCCCCTGAATCGGATTCGGCCTTGACTAGCGCCTCACACGCCGACTTTCCCACCACTGCGGCCAACTCGTCAATTTCTGAGAGATCCCTCGGGGtaaataaagaggaaaaaaaaaaaaaataaaaaaaaaatagcgttAGGTAATCGAACGCGAGGGCCTCATTCAAAGAGTCGAATCAATTTTGCCCTAACCTtggagaaaaaatttgatatcTGCTACAGGCCTGAAGCCACACAAGGCTTCAAAGGGCCCTAGCCAAGCAGTCACCATTTCAGGCTTGTGATTGGGATCCTTGTAGAGATCAGGGCGAGTGGCAAACAACTCCTCAGCGTGTTTCTAATTTTGAAAATGTCAAAAACCTGTCAGTGCTGTATGGATTGAAGAGGTATTTAGGCATTACCTTATTGGGATGGGCTTGGATTGATAGTGCCTTTGCCACTGACAGAGCTTTGAACAGAAAAGGAAGGTCTGTCccgaaaacttttttttcttcatctcccAGTGAGTCAACATTGCTTAATAGGTGATTCAGCAAAGGTTCATTGGAAGATTTAATCACAGATGGACCGGAAGGGTGTGTTCCCATCCACAGTTCAGCATAGGGATCATTCTCAACTATAGGGGCAGTTGAATTTCCCTGCGAAAGCTGGGCCACAAGACTAGATTTTCCAGCTTTACCCCAAGCATACTTTTGGACGGCGCAGCGAAGTTCCATAATGGCTGCTCCTATTGAAATCCAAACAAAAGAGTCCGATTAAAATGTTTATAAATAGAACGCAAGCTTCCCTTGCCAACAGAGGTAGAGGACAAGGCAAAATTTCTCACTGGGATGACGAGTCTTCTTAGTTTTCACACAAGCCGTGAACAGACAATCCATTTGACAAAGCCAAAAGCGAGATCTTTCTCAGAAGATATGCAAGATTGGTCAACCATTCCATTGAATTTACCTGCTTTTGAAGGGGGGCACACGTGTGTTTTGATGTGGAACGAGGAAGAACACACTATCGCCTTTTTCCTTGACAGGTGACAGCTAGCATCAGCGCCACCTGTCGCTCATGCGTGTAAAGAGTGTTTTCTTCCTTAACGAACGAATGAAGAACCCCATAGAAAAAATGCGTCTTTTTCCACAAGCTGAAATAAGATCAGACAGGCAGCTGGTACAACGTCTTGCTGCATCGTTAGGCTGATCCACCTGTGAAATATTATGTTATCCACGCGCGAACCATTTATTCCGGAAACGACAAAGTGCCCACGCGGATGAAATGGCGATGGATTCCGTTATAACTTGGGGCGCGACCCCacgtcttcctttttttttgctctcaTTCTCTTCTTGTCAAAACGGTTTTTGCTAGATGCTAACATTCCCCTTCTGTGAAAGGGAAAAAGCTTATTGAATTATGATTTTCAAAAGGTGGGGGGGCAGTCGTCGGTCTTTCAATCTCACGAGCCAACCCCTCGACTTCCGGCCAAAGAGCAAGCTCTCTTCAACCGTAATGACatttcacaacaacaacaacaacagggTCTGTAGATACTCGTATGAAAAGGATTTGACACACAATaagggcgaaaaaaaaaagtggaacaGAAGAAATCCAAGAGTTTGGGGCTCAAACTGCTTCACCGATCAAAACCAACATCAGCAGGCATTATGGCATTATTATTCATGCGAGCTTACAACACGTCCGATTTTGATGTGTCTCTTCAGAGCTGCTGGGATGCACTGAAGCTCAACAAGGGTTAAGCTGTCTGCCAATACGTTGTTTAATACTCTTCGGGATTTGAATAGGATTTCGATACACTCTAGGGGATTCTTTAATCTGGTTA includes:
- the LOC116919493 gene encoding mannose-6-phosphate isomerase; this translates as MELRCAVQKYAWGKAGKSSLVAQLSQGNSTAPIVENDPYAELWMGTHPSGPSVIKSSNEPLLNHLLSNVDSLGDEEKKVFGTDLPFLFKALSVAKALSIQAHPNKKHAEELFATRPDLYKDPNHKPEMVTAWLGPFEALCGFRPVADIKFFLQEIDELAAVVGKSACEALVKAESDSGEMQALRECFSALMNTSEESIASALKQFEQRIPSLSAEKKDALQCDLFTRIATDFPGDVGCWSVYFMNYVVLQEGESMFLGPNVPHAYIFGDCLECMACSDNVVRAGLTPKFKDIDTLCSMLDYQAGPVDRFRMQWSTVDEFCQTCSPPVPDFAMARLQLPASATVDKPYGLPVRSNASILLILQGHATSVETKEDLSFGQVLFLKAGQQLTVQVKGQQDLIVYQAFANV